A genomic region of Rhipicephalus sanguineus isolate Rsan-2018 chromosome 3, BIME_Rsan_1.4, whole genome shotgun sequence contains the following coding sequences:
- the LOC119388250 gene encoding uncharacterized protein LOC119388250, translating into MAFSLKKLLLVCFLVACGVALLSTPLLLRFSVYSERTLPMGYQDVIPLHQHSSTFWCENMTTMSPHTFNAYLYDSAEPNVTEHTMQNRRVHVRVASYYYLGMYFLRGSRLSITCCPAGRGTKLHLIAGLGKLEQCLRTVTGRLRRTATTTCSS; encoded by the exons ATGGCGTTTTCGCTCAAGAAGCTGCTGCTGGTGTGCTTcctggtggcgtgcggcgtggcGCTGCTCAGCACGCCGCTGCTGCTGCGCTTCTCGGTGTACTCGGAGCGGACGCTGCCCATGGGGTACCAGGACGTCATCCCGCTGCACCAGCACAGCTCGACCTTCTGGTGCGAGAACATGACGACCATGTCGCCGCACACGTTCAACGCCTACCTCTACGACAGCGCCGAGCCGAACGTCACGGAACACACCATGCAG AATCGACGCGTGCACGTGCGTGTGGCCTCTTACTACTACCTGGGCATGTACTTCCTGCGAGGCTCGCGCCTTTCCATCACCTGCTGCCCGGCCGGCCGAGGAACCAAACTGCACCTGATCGCAGGACTAGGGAAGCTCGAACAGTGCCTGCGCACCGTAACAGGAAG GCTCAGGCGGACGGCTACCACTACCTGCTCTTCCTGA
- the LOC119386293 gene encoding uncharacterized protein LOC119386293 — translation MPPSVTSIQEQDGDGFYVRLSGDLEPEPTAQTSGRPTDAAGRLTVRTAPPKPPRFRTVNPMQTAFPSNWSTARGRPDYALRAKRSSMVDGSATQPPLAVQNRRLLKPSATRPPTPFVESVAAAEHLAPGRRCCQLRV, via the exons atgcccccga GTGTTACATCCATACAAGAACAGGATGGGGACGGCTTCTATGTTCGCTTGTCCGGCGACCTGGAGCCGGAGCCGACGGCGCAAACTTCCGGCCGCCCAACCGACGCCGCTGGGAGGCTCACCGTCAGGACAGCGCCGCCAAAGCCTCCGCGCTTCCGAACTGTGAACCCCATGCAGACGGCCTTTCCGTCCAACTGGAGTACGGCACGCGGCCGGCCAGACTACGCACTCAG GGCGAAGAGGAGCAGCATGGTCGATGGCTCAGCGACGCAGCCGCCGCTCGCCGTGCAGAATCGGCGGCTTCTGAAGCCGTCGGCGACGAGACCGCCCACGCCGTTCGTCGAGTCCGTTGCGGCGGCTGAACACCTGGCGCCTGGTCGACGGTGCTGCCAGTTGCGAGTGTAA